One Qipengyuania aurantiaca genomic region harbors:
- a CDS encoding cation:proton antiporter, producing MHEETASALSAFDIAALLVVASALLGWFNHHFVKLPHVIGLTVMGAVAAIGLMAVDAIIPGITLDNWVADTLEQMNFTETLLQGMLSFLLFAGALHVDLDRLKVAWLPVLLLSTVGVMISTVLVGLAMWGVGSLIGLSFAPIWYFVFGALIAPTDPVSVLGVLKEENVPKSLQSAVAGESLFNDGVGIVVFIILLGAAVSGSEFSFLEGAELFAIEAGGGILVGLVAGYLGYRALAGMDEYTLEVLITLAVVMGGYALCSQLHISGPLAMAVAGLLIGNHGVTYAMSDVTRDYLLKFWELLDELLNSVLFLLIGLEMIVLTVGGDVLLFGLLAIPLSLVARAVGIFVSTKTIPAARLQDTGAGRVLWWGGLRGGISIALALSLPAGETRDYILAATFAAVLFSVLVQRATLGRLIDKLKRDHAPAVEESAETVH from the coding sequence ATGCACGAAGAAACCGCCAGCGCGCTCTCCGCCTTCGACATCGCTGCCCTGCTCGTGGTGGCCTCCGCCCTTTTGGGCTGGTTCAACCATCACTTCGTCAAGCTGCCCCATGTCATCGGGCTGACCGTGATGGGCGCGGTGGCGGCGATCGGCCTGATGGCGGTCGATGCGATCATTCCGGGCATTACGCTCGACAATTGGGTCGCCGACACGCTGGAGCAGATGAACTTCACCGAGACGCTGCTGCAGGGGATGCTGAGCTTCCTGCTGTTTGCTGGCGCGCTCCATGTCGATCTCGACCGGCTGAAGGTGGCGTGGCTTCCGGTCCTGCTGCTGTCGACGGTCGGGGTGATGATTTCGACCGTCCTGGTTGGCCTTGCCATGTGGGGTGTGGGTTCGCTGATCGGCCTTAGCTTCGCACCGATCTGGTATTTCGTCTTCGGCGCGCTGATCGCTCCGACCGACCCGGTGTCCGTCCTCGGCGTGCTCAAGGAAGAGAACGTGCCCAAGTCCCTGCAAAGTGCGGTGGCGGGAGAAAGCCTGTTCAACGACGGCGTTGGCATCGTCGTCTTCATCATCCTGCTGGGCGCAGCGGTGAGCGGGAGCGAATTCTCCTTCCTTGAAGGCGCGGAGCTGTTCGCCATCGAGGCGGGTGGCGGCATCCTCGTCGGCCTTGTCGCCGGGTACTTGGGCTATCGCGCGCTCGCCGGGATGGACGAATACACGCTGGAGGTGCTGATTACGCTGGCGGTCGTCATGGGCGGCTATGCGCTATGCAGCCAGCTGCATATTTCCGGCCCGCTGGCGATGGCAGTGGCCGGTCTCCTGATCGGCAATCACGGCGTAACCTACGCGATGAGCGATGTGACGCGGGATTACCTGCTGAAATTCTGGGAATTGCTGGACGAGCTCCTGAACTCGGTCCTGTTCCTGCTTATCGGCCTCGAGATGATCGTGCTGACCGTGGGCGGCGATGTGCTGCTGTTCGGCCTGCTCGCCATCCCGCTCTCGCTCGTGGCGCGCGCGGTTGGCATTTTCGTCTCGACCAAGACAATTCCGGCCGCGCGCCTGCAAGACACGGGCGCGGGCCGCGTGCTGTGGTGGGGCGGCCTTCGCGGCGGCATCTCCATCGCGCTGGCGCTCTCGCTGCCCGCCGGGGAAACGCGCGACTACATCCTCGCCGCGACCTTTGCCGCCGTGCTCTTCAGCGTCCTCGTCCAGCGCGCCACGCTTGGCCGCCTGATTGACAAGCTGAAGCGCGACCACGCACCTGCGGTCGAGGAAAGCGCCGAAACCGTGCACTGA
- a CDS encoding HPr kinase/phosphorylase — MQGSFNYRHSGLQVASQIELPEWAAFASAGGSPDVRIVLSDEPCPDCPSDGSVAVGESLRFAIEGIGGWQVEGGHTIRLHPGLTADLPELRLFTLGSAWGALGYQRGHAMWHGSAVEVSGRTVLLCGDAGAGKSTMAAALCARGARLVADDLSRIEPGEEKARIYPSSARIKLWREAIERFGWQEAVLQRDYFRDDKFHCAAPRHRAGEGAQDLHAIVSLEESDSLDLTRLNGAEALETAMRETMYRPEMLDALGAWGQQGGLAAQIVAQCPVYRLSRPKDFAALDEVCALIESLGDK, encoded by the coding sequence ATGCAAGGATCGTTCAACTATCGCCATTCGGGCTTGCAGGTGGCCTCGCAGATCGAACTGCCGGAATGGGCGGCGTTTGCGAGCGCTGGAGGCAGTCCAGATGTGCGCATTGTGCTGTCCGACGAGCCGTGCCCCGATTGTCCTAGCGACGGCAGCGTCGCCGTGGGAGAGAGCTTGCGTTTCGCCATCGAGGGGATCGGCGGCTGGCAAGTCGAGGGCGGCCACACGATCCGGCTTCACCCGGGGCTGACGGCGGATTTGCCCGAGCTGCGGCTCTTTACGTTGGGCAGCGCCTGGGGCGCGCTCGGCTACCAGCGCGGGCACGCAATGTGGCACGGCAGCGCGGTAGAGGTGAGCGGACGGACCGTCCTGTTGTGCGGCGATGCGGGCGCCGGAAAGAGCACCATGGCCGCAGCTCTCTGTGCGCGCGGGGCGCGGCTGGTGGCGGACGACCTCAGCCGCATCGAACCGGGGGAAGAGAAAGCACGGATTTATCCTTCCTCGGCGCGAATCAAGCTTTGGCGCGAGGCTATCGAGCGGTTCGGCTGGCAGGAGGCGGTGCTGCAACGCGACTATTTCCGCGACGACAAGTTCCATTGCGCCGCGCCAAGGCACCGGGCGGGGGAGGGGGCGCAGGATCTTCATGCCATCGTCTCGCTCGAAGAATCGGACAGCCTCGATCTCACACGACTGAACGGCGCGGAAGCGCTTGAGACCGCAATGCGCGAGACGATGTATCGGCCCGAAATGCTCGATGCGCTGGGCGCGTGGGGGCAGCAGGGCGGTCTGGCGGCGCAGATCGTTGCGCAATGCCCCGTCTATCGCCTCAGCAGGCCGAAAGACTTCGCCGCGCTGGACGAGGTCTGCGCGCTTATCGAATCGCTGGGAGATAAGTGA